The Bacteriovorax sp. Seq25_V genome includes a region encoding these proteins:
- a CDS encoding lysophospholipid acyltransferase family protein produces the protein MIANLIYILVSVFKLLSRKKYHNIEFREQAKKLSPHGNYIMAVWHNNLVSCILNAETPMVSMTSLSKDGTIASDTARKFNIYTARGSSSRGGKEALMDMVKHINETHHHAGLTVDGPRGPVHEPKPGIFKIAQLTGCPILPYCVISTRRKEFRSWDKLRLPLPFGTMHILYGEPYFITEEVTKENLDAHIKTLRDKLMDLENQFTKLM, from the coding sequence ATGATAGCTAATCTTATTTATATTCTCGTTTCTGTTTTTAAACTTCTAAGTCGTAAGAAGTATCACAATATTGAATTTCGTGAGCAGGCTAAAAAACTAAGCCCTCATGGGAATTACATTATGGCCGTTTGGCATAACAACCTCGTTTCGTGCATCCTCAATGCTGAAACTCCAATGGTCTCCATGACGAGTTTATCTAAAGACGGCACGATAGCTTCTGATACCGCGAGGAAATTTAATATCTACACTGCCCGTGGAAGTTCTTCACGTGGTGGAAAAGAGGCCCTCATGGATATGGTTAAACATATCAATGAAACTCATCATCACGCAGGACTTACTGTCGATGGGCCTCGTGGTCCAGTTCATGAGCCAAAGCCTGGAATTTTTAAGATTGCCCAGCTTACAGGATGCCCTATTCTACCTTATTGCGTGATCTCAACTCGCAGGAAAGAATTTCGCTCTTGGGACAAACTAAGGCTTCCACTACCTTTTGGAACCATGCATATTCTCTACGGTGAGCCCTACTTTATTACTGAAGAGGTAACTAAAGAAAATCTTGATGCTCACATCAAAACTCTTAGAGACAAACTGATGGATCTTGAGAATCAGTTCACTAAACTAATGTAA
- a CDS encoding deoxyribodipyrimidine photo-lyase — protein sequence MNKAIFWFRRDLRLKDNRGLFEALKSGNKVIPIFIFDKNILKNFSDPKDKRVSFIHHRLSTLHQELKEYGANLRVFYSTPSQVFQDLIKTEEFDAVYTNRDYEPSAIKRDHEISDLLFRHRISFHTFKDHVIFEGDEILKNDRTPYTVYTPYKNKWLQNLTAKDTASFLSEKALDNLHKEKASKIISLTDMGYEDVGEIFPKAQIEKVKLKDYHNTRDIPAIDGTSLQGIHLRFGTISIREYVREAKKINETWLSELIWREFFSQILFNFPNVVNEEFKEKYRKIPWSHDQNNFKRWCEGQTGFPIVDAGMRELNKTGHMHNRVRMITASFLVKDLQIDWRLGEKYFASKLLDFDLASNNGNWQWASSSGCDAAPYFRIFNPTTQMEKFDPELIYVKKWVPEFGTSDYVKPMVDHKVAREKTLALYKENLD from the coding sequence ATGAACAAAGCTATTTTCTGGTTTCGAAGAGACCTAAGACTAAAAGACAATCGCGGATTATTTGAGGCCCTTAAAAGTGGAAATAAGGTCATTCCGATATTTATCTTCGATAAAAATATCCTAAAGAATTTCTCCGACCCAAAAGACAAACGTGTAAGCTTTATTCATCACCGACTCTCCACACTCCATCAAGAACTTAAAGAATATGGAGCTAATTTACGTGTTTTCTACTCAACTCCTTCACAAGTTTTTCAAGACCTCATTAAGACAGAAGAATTTGATGCAGTTTACACAAATCGAGATTACGAACCAAGCGCGATAAAAAGAGACCATGAAATTTCTGATCTACTTTTTAGGCATCGTATATCTTTTCATACTTTCAAAGACCATGTGATTTTTGAAGGTGATGAAATTTTAAAAAATGATCGCACACCTTATACAGTCTACACTCCTTATAAGAATAAGTGGCTTCAAAATCTAACAGCAAAAGATACCGCAAGCTTTCTAAGTGAAAAAGCGCTCGATAATCTCCATAAGGAGAAAGCATCGAAGATTATCTCACTTACAGACATGGGTTATGAAGATGTTGGAGAGATTTTTCCAAAAGCACAAATCGAAAAAGTTAAATTAAAAGATTATCACAATACGCGCGATATTCCGGCCATTGATGGAACTTCACTTCAAGGGATTCACCTACGCTTTGGTACCATTTCTATTAGAGAGTATGTAAGAGAAGCAAAGAAAATAAATGAGACTTGGTTAAGTGAGCTTATTTGGCGTGAATTCTTTTCTCAAATACTCTTTAATTTTCCAAATGTTGTGAACGAGGAATTCAAAGAAAAGTATCGTAAGATTCCTTGGTCCCATGATCAAAACAACTTTAAGCGTTGGTGTGAGGGGCAGACTGGTTTCCCAATTGTCGATGCAGGAATGCGTGAACTTAATAAAACAGGACATATGCATAATCGTGTTAGAATGATTACTGCAAGCTTCCTTGTAAAAGATTTACAAATCGACTGGAGACTTGGAGAGAAGTACTTCGCTAGCAAGCTCCTCGACTTTGATCTCGCAAGTAATAATGGAAACTGGCAGTGGGCGAGTTCGAGTGGTTGCGATGCTGCTCCATATTTTCGGATTTTTAATCCAACAACTCAGATGGAAAAGTTTGACCCCGAACTTATTTATGTAAAAAAATGGGTTCCTGAATTTGGAACAAGTGATTATGTGAAACCGATGGTAGATCACAAAGTAGCCAGAGAAAAAACTCTGGCCCTTTACAAAGAAAACTTAGACTAA
- the adeD gene encoding adenine deaminase — MTKSLNDKATQRIAREQLKKVLSVARGDGEIDILITNVKILDLVNGDITDSSIAISGQTIAGIGKEYDDQKAKRTIDAKGAFAVPGFIDGHLHIESSMMHPFEFEKLTLPLGTTTAICDPHEITNVMGATGFNWFLRCSEIMNQNLFVQVSSCIPALPGFETNGGQFDLINMKEYVDHKNVLGLAEMMNFPGVINGNDEVLDKLEAFEHLNLDGHSPLLQGKALNAYIAAGVQNCHETVTAAEGREKLQKGMGLIIREGSVAKNLKTLVPIVNDFNSCQCLLCTDDRNPYEIFNEGHINYMVKKMINELDTPIHVAYRLASYSAAKHFGLKRMGLVAPGKQADIILLNDLRTVDIKEVFIKGELVSELSLQDKIQEKLEKSNPPIQNTMKRDEIKLEELNYSLTNGNYNVIGIVKDEIITEHLKIDYKDGKFAHDDIAYIAVFERYGQGNKPSLGLVHGSGIVSGAIASSVAHDSHNIIVIGKSEDDMVLAANQLLNVGGGFCVVKDKKIDSCLPLPIAGLLSLADAQEINDGIIALKKSCKDIGVHLSEPFIQMAFLALPVIPTLKITDKGLVDVTKFEFINLKND, encoded by the coding sequence AAAGAATTGCTCGTGAGCAATTAAAGAAAGTTCTCTCTGTTGCTAGAGGTGACGGAGAAATTGATATCCTTATTACAAATGTAAAAATTCTTGATCTTGTAAACGGCGACATCACTGATAGCTCTATTGCAATTAGTGGACAAACAATTGCAGGGATCGGAAAAGAATATGATGATCAAAAGGCCAAGAGAACAATCGATGCCAAGGGAGCATTTGCCGTTCCAGGTTTCATCGATGGACACCTTCATATTGAATCATCAATGATGCATCCATTTGAATTTGAAAAGTTAACGCTACCACTTGGAACAACAACGGCAATTTGTGACCCCCATGAAATTACAAATGTTATGGGAGCGACTGGTTTTAATTGGTTTCTAAGATGTAGTGAGATCATGAATCAAAACTTATTTGTTCAAGTGAGTTCATGTATTCCTGCTCTTCCGGGTTTTGAGACTAATGGTGGACAATTTGATCTCATCAATATGAAAGAATATGTTGATCACAAAAATGTTCTCGGACTTGCGGAAATGATGAACTTCCCAGGCGTTATCAATGGCAATGATGAAGTTCTTGATAAGCTAGAAGCCTTTGAACACTTAAACCTTGATGGTCACTCTCCTCTACTTCAAGGGAAGGCCTTGAATGCGTATATCGCAGCGGGTGTACAAAACTGTCACGAGACAGTCACTGCAGCCGAAGGTCGTGAGAAGTTACAAAAAGGAATGGGCCTAATTATAAGAGAAGGTTCAGTTGCAAAGAACTTGAAAACTCTTGTTCCAATCGTTAATGATTTTAATTCGTGTCAGTGTCTTCTTTGTACTGATGATAGAAATCCGTATGAAATTTTCAACGAAGGTCATATTAACTACATGGTTAAGAAAATGATCAACGAACTTGATACTCCTATCCACGTAGCCTACCGTCTCGCTTCCTACTCAGCAGCGAAACATTTTGGACTTAAGAGAATGGGTCTTGTTGCTCCAGGGAAACAAGCCGATATTATTCTACTAAATGATCTAAGAACTGTTGATATTAAAGAAGTATTTATCAAAGGTGAGCTTGTTAGTGAACTTTCACTACAGGATAAGATTCAAGAGAAACTAGAAAAGTCGAATCCTCCAATTCAAAACACAATGAAAAGAGATGAAATTAAGTTAGAAGAACTTAACTACTCTCTGACTAATGGAAACTATAATGTTATCGGAATCGTAAAAGATGAGATCATTACGGAACACCTAAAAATTGATTACAAAGACGGTAAATTTGCTCATGATGATATTGCTTACATTGCAGTTTTTGAAAGATATGGGCAAGGAAATAAACCAAGTCTTGGACTAGTTCATGGCTCTGGGATTGTGTCAGGAGCGATTGCTTCAAGTGTTGCCCACGACTCTCACAATATTATTGTTATTGGAAAATCTGAAGACGATATGGTTCTAGCTGCTAATCAATTACTAAATGTTGGTGGTGGTTTCTGTGTAGTAAAAGATAAGAAAATTGATTCATGTCTTCCACTTCCTATTGCTGGTCTTTTAAGCCTCGCTGATGCTCAAGAAATCAATGATGGCATCATTGCCCTTAAAAAATCATGTAAAGATATTGGCGTTCATTTAAGTGAACCATTTATTCAAATGGCGTTTCTTGCTCTACCAGTAATTCCAACACTAAAGATCACGGATAAGGGCTTAGTCGATGTTACAAAATTTGAATTTATTAATTTAAAAAATGACTAG